In Zingiber officinale cultivar Zhangliang chromosome 6A, Zo_v1.1, whole genome shotgun sequence, a single genomic region encodes these proteins:
- the LOC121997891 gene encoding chlorophyllide a oxygenase, chloroplastic-like, whose translation MTTATATALSLLPVTLRRPRTPFSSSKKGSGGRNGFKVFAVFSEGEGSFGKRSTWEAIFDVEDPRPRVPHTKGKFLDVHQALQVALFDIQYCDWRARQDVLSIMLLHEKVVDVLNPLAREFKSISTMKKELAGLQEELAQAHNEVHISEARVGSALDKLAHMEKLVNERLIEDKSSTSSNSDPISLSTSTYIQPSEAKPRKRGLNVSGPIESYHPNLKNFWYPVAFSSDLKDDTMVPIDCFDEPWVIFRGKNREPGCVQNTCAHRACPLHLGAVNEGRIQCPYHGWEYSTDGKCEKMPSTKMLDVRIRSLPCFEQEGMIWIWPGEAPPSAAIPSLKPPPGFEIHAEIVMELPIEHGLLLDNLLDLAHAPFTHTSTFAKGWSVPSLVKFLTPSSGLEGYWDPYPIDMEFRPPCIVFSTIGIAKPGKLKGKTTRQCSTHLHQLHVCLPSSGRKTRLLYRMSLDFAPFLRNIPFMHLLWRHFAEKVLNEDLRLVIGQQERMLNGVNVWNLPVSYDKLGLRYRQWRDALERGATQLPFVKQNM comes from the exons ATGACGACGGCCACGGCGACCGCTCTCTCTCTTCTCCCGGTCACGCTTCGGCGGCCCCGGACGCCCTTCTCCAGCTCCAAGAAG GGCAGTGGTGGCAGAAATGGGTTCAAGGTATTTGCTGTGTTTAGTGAAGGAGAAGGTAGCTTCGGGAAGAGGAGCACATGGGAAGCCATATTTGATGTGGAAGACCCTAGGCCTAGAGTTCCACATACCAAGGGGAAGTTCCTGGATGTGCATCAGGCTTTGCAAGTAGCCTTATTCGATATCCAGTATTGCGATTGGAGGGCTCGTCAAGATGTACTAAGTATCATGCTTCTTCATGAGAAG GTTGTCGACGTCCTCAACCCGTTAGCTCGTGAGTTCAAGTCCATCAGCACCATGAAGAAGGAACTAGCAGGGTTGCAGGAAGAGCTGGCACAGGCTCACAATGAG GTTCATATTTCAGAGGCAAGGGTAGGTTCAGCCCTGGATAAGCTGGCACACATGGAGAAACTAGTGAATGAAAGGCTAATAGAGGACAAAAGTTCCACTAGCTCCAACTCTGATCCAATTTCTCTGAGTACTTCAACATATATACAACCTTCAGAGGCTAAACCACGCAAAAGAGGCCTAAATGTATCTGGTCCTATCGAATCGTACCACCCCAACCTGAAAAACTTTTGGTATCCAGTGGCATTCTCAAGTGATCTAAAAGATGATACCATG GTACCTATAGATTGCTTCGACGAACCATGGGTTATATTTAGGGGGAAAAATAGGGAACCAGGCTGTGTTCAGAATACATGCGCCCATAGAGCCTGTCCTCTTCATCTAGGAGCAGTGAATGAAGGCCGTATCCAATGCCCTTATCACG GTTGGGAATACTCAACTGACGGAAAATGTGAGAAAATGCCATCCACCAAAATGCTCGATGTGCGAATTCGATCATTACCTTGTTTTGAACAAGAAGGAATGATATGGATTTGGCCAGGTGAAGCACCTCCCTCAGCTGCCATTCCTTCTTTGAAACCTCCACCTGGATTTGAAATTCATGCCGAG ATTGTGATGGAGTTGCCAATTGAGCATGGGCTCCTTTTGGATAATCTCCTTGACCTAGCTCATGCACCATTTACGCACACCTCTACATTTGCAAAGGGATGGAGTGTTCCAAG CTTGGTCAAATTCCTCACACCTTCTTCAGGCTTGGAGGGGTACTGGGATCCTTATCCTATCGACATGGAATTTCGGCCTCCCTGCATTGTCTTCTCTACAATCGGGATCGCAAAGCCTGGCAAACTGAAGGGGAAAACTACCAGACAATGTTCCACGCATCTACATCAACTTCATGTGTGTTTGCCTTCCTCTGGTCGAAAAACAAGATTGCTCTACAGAATGTCTCTGGATTTCGCTCCCTTCCTAAGAAACATCCCCTTCATGCACCTCTTGTGGAGGCACTTTGCTGAAAAG GTGCTAAACGAGGACCTGCGCCTCGTGATTGGCCAACAAGAACGGATGTTGAATGGGGTTAATGTCTGGAACTTGCCAGTCTCATACGACAAGCTTGGGTTAAGGTATCGTCAGTGGAGAGATGCACTCGAGAGAGGAGCCACGCAGTTACCATTCGTCAAACAAAACATGTAG